The following coding sequences lie in one Betaproteobacteria bacterium genomic window:
- a CDS encoding HupE/UreJ family protein encodes MRGIFGLCLALLCAPVHAHKPSDSYLSLRLAGDTVQGRWDIAVRDLDFVLDLDTNRDLTVDWGELRRRQNDVFAYALRRLQLDAGAGECPAEPRSLQVDDHTDGGYAVIGFVAACPRADRTLRIRYELFFDVDAQHKGLLDLRVGNDARTHVFSADSAELTLGLEGHSPLDTLTGFGRDGVRHIWAGFDHVLFLLSLLLPAVLVRAGREWRSVEHLSTAIIDTAKVVTAFTAAHSITLCLAFFGIVRLPSAPVEAAIAATVVLAALNNLFPLVRAHRWGVAFTFGLVHGLGFASVLADLALPAGSGALALLGFNAGVELGQLAIVLVFLPLAWQFRGGWIYRRLVLGAGSGATAMLAAVWMVERSLDLRILG; translated from the coding sequence ATGCGCGGGATCTTCGGACTGTGTCTCGCGCTCCTGTGCGCGCCGGTCCACGCCCACAAGCCCAGCGACAGCTATCTCTCCCTCCGCCTGGCCGGCGACACGGTGCAGGGCAGGTGGGACATCGCGGTCCGGGATCTCGACTTCGTGCTGGATCTCGACACGAACCGGGACCTTACGGTGGACTGGGGCGAGCTTCGTCGCCGGCAGAACGACGTGTTCGCCTATGCGCTGAGGCGGCTCCAGCTGGATGCCGGTGCAGGCGAGTGCCCCGCCGAACCGCGGTCGTTGCAGGTCGACGACCACACGGATGGCGGCTACGCGGTCATCGGTTTCGTGGCTGCCTGTCCGCGCGCGGATCGGACCCTGCGTATCCGCTATGAACTGTTCTTCGACGTCGACGCCCAGCACAAGGGCTTGCTGGATCTGCGCGTGGGCAACGATGCCCGCACTCACGTATTCAGCGCGGACTCCGCGGAACTGACGCTCGGTCTGGAGGGGCACTCGCCTCTGGACACCCTGACCGGTTTCGGCCGGGATGGCGTACGGCACATCTGGGCCGGATTCGACCACGTGCTGTTCCTTCTGTCCCTGCTCCTTCCGGCGGTCCTCGTGCGGGCGGGACGCGAGTGGCGGTCCGTCGAGCATCTCTCGACGGCGATCATCGATACGGCGAAGGTGGTGACTGCCTTCACCGCCGCCCATTCCATCACGCTGTGCCTGGCGTTCTTCGGGATCGTCCGTCTCCCCTCAGCGCCCGTGGAAGCGGCCATCGCAGCGACGGTCGTTCTTGCCGCGCTCAACAACCTCTTTCCTCTCGTCCGCGCCCACCGGTGGGGTGTCGCGTTTACCTTCGGTCTGGTGCACGGCCTAGGGTTCGCGAGCGTGCTTGCGGATCTTGCCTTGCCCGCCGGCTCGGGCGCGCTGGCATTGCTGGGATTCAACGCCGGCGTCGAACTGGGACAGCTCGCGATCGTGCTGGTGTTCCTGCCCCTGGCATGGCAGTTCCGAGGCGGCTGGATCTATCGGCGTCTCGTACTCGGTGCCGGATCGGGTGCCACCGCCATGCTGGCGGCGGTGTGGATGGTCGAGCGTTCGCTGGATCTGAGAATCCTGGGCTGA
- a CDS encoding diacylglycerol kinase, translating into MNRPRGRYQPNVTSPADVPPPQQNASGDGRESPFKGRTGISRIYHAFLNSLAGVSEAWRHESAFRQEVVLVAVLLPIAAMVPVTPGERALLVATALLVIVVELLNSGVEAAIDRIGLDRHDLSKRAKDFGSAAVLVTLVMLALVWGIVLAPVLAS; encoded by the coding sequence CTGAACCGGCCGCGCGGTAGGTACCAGCCGAACGTGACCTCACCTGCAGACGTGCCGCCGCCACAGCAGAACGCATCGGGTGACGGCAGGGAAAGCCCGTTCAAGGGCCGGACCGGAATTTCTCGCATCTACCACGCGTTTCTCAATTCCCTGGCCGGAGTGTCGGAGGCGTGGCGGCACGAAAGCGCGTTCCGCCAGGAAGTGGTGCTCGTGGCCGTATTGCTTCCCATCGCGGCCATGGTTCCCGTGACGCCGGGGGAACGCGCGCTGCTCGTCGCCACGGCCCTGCTCGTCATCGTCGTCGAACTGCTCAATTCCGGCGTGGAAGCGGCGATCGACCGTATCGGTCTGGACCGGCACGATCTGTCCAAGCGCGCCAAGGATTTCGGCAGCGCGGCCGTTCTGGTGACCCTGGTCATGCTGGCGCTCGTCTGGGGCATCGTGCTGGCCCCCGTCCTTGCATCCTGA
- a CDS encoding TonB-dependent siderophore receptor, protein MSGPTLAQTAIDKDQKSDLKVPTVQVRGKAVTETYQAGTTTVGKVPLAPRDIPQSLTTVTSQLMKERGADTMKEALRNVAGLTFNAGEGGRIGDNITLRGYSAVGDLYLDGMRDIAQYNRETFNLERIEVLRGSASMIYGRGSTGGIINQVTKTPLATDRYSASVTLGTYSYKRILADLNKGLSDTSGFRLNLMKTDAESFRSGVSQDRWGVAPAYVWGAGTQNEIYLAYYKLREDNVPDFGIPYFQGKPIPVPTDRFYGLANVDYERNDTGIATAAYTHRFSADTNIRTVLRHADYKRDLRAVAPRLAGGTTILTDATTINRQRQWRSGEEKTLTSQTDLTTKFDALGMNHLLLAGVELVHEDATRWNNASSVAIPSTTVGGPNPYLTLPSNYFDPVTRTGQVWYKANTIGIYAQDVAQFAPNWKAVIGARYDNFSADYDRPAPAGPLSRTDKVWSYRVGLLYQPTDWESYYASYGTSFNPSGELYALDDRGANTPPEKNRNVEVGAKWELLQGDLSVRSAIFRSEKTNERNTDLAVTVEQNLLAGKRHTDGVELELAGRITPEWQMFGAVAFMTANIDAATGQQANTLNKVPINTPNHTFNLWTVYRWGDWRFGGGVEGAGLRYANTTNTNSLPYYARWDAMVAYEQPSYTVRTNLYNVFDQSYYEGVYQGHTVPGIARAIRVTFEVKF, encoded by the coding sequence ATGTCCGGACCGACGCTGGCCCAGACGGCGATAGACAAGGACCAGAAATCCGACCTCAAGGTCCCCACGGTCCAGGTCCGCGGCAAGGCGGTCACCGAAACCTACCAGGCGGGCACCACCACCGTCGGCAAGGTGCCGCTGGCACCGCGTGACATTCCGCAGTCGCTCACCACGGTGACGTCCCAGCTGATGAAGGAACGTGGCGCCGACACGATGAAGGAAGCGCTTCGCAACGTGGCCGGACTCACCTTCAACGCAGGCGAAGGCGGCCGCATCGGCGACAACATCACCTTGCGCGGCTACTCGGCGGTGGGCGATCTGTATCTGGACGGGATGCGCGACATCGCGCAATACAACCGCGAGACGTTCAATCTCGAGCGCATCGAGGTCTTGCGCGGCTCCGCGTCCATGATCTACGGGCGCGGCTCCACGGGAGGGATCATCAACCAGGTGACCAAGACGCCGCTCGCCACCGACCGCTACAGTGCGTCCGTCACTCTGGGCACGTACAGCTACAAGCGGATCCTGGCAGACCTCAACAAGGGTCTGAGCGACACGAGCGGCTTCCGGCTCAATCTGATGAAGACGGACGCAGAGAGTTTCCGCAGCGGCGTATCGCAGGACCGCTGGGGTGTCGCCCCGGCGTACGTGTGGGGTGCCGGCACCCAGAACGAGATCTACCTCGCCTATTACAAGCTGCGGGAGGACAACGTTCCCGACTTCGGCATTCCCTATTTCCAGGGTAAACCCATCCCGGTGCCGACGGACCGCTTCTACGGTCTCGCGAACGTCGACTACGAGCGCAACGACACGGGCATCGCCACGGCGGCGTACACCCATCGCTTCAGCGCCGACACGAATATCCGGACCGTCCTGAGGCATGCCGACTACAAGCGGGACCTGCGCGCGGTCGCGCCGCGGCTGGCAGGCGGCACGACGATCCTCACCGACGCCACGACGATCAACCGGCAGCGGCAGTGGCGCAGCGGCGAAGAGAAGACGCTCACGAGCCAGACCGACCTCACGACGAAGTTCGACGCACTGGGCATGAACCACCTGCTCCTGGCCGGCGTGGAACTCGTCCACGAGGACGCGACGCGGTGGAACAACGCATCCTCCGTGGCGATCCCGTCCACCACGGTCGGCGGCCCGAATCCCTATCTCACGCTGCCGTCCAACTACTTCGACCCTGTCACGCGGACGGGACAGGTCTGGTACAAGGCCAACACCATCGGCATCTACGCGCAGGACGTCGCCCAGTTCGCCCCGAACTGGAAGGCGGTCATCGGCGCGCGCTACGACAACTTCTCGGCCGACTACGACCGTCCCGCGCCCGCGGGTCCGCTGTCACGGACCGACAAGGTGTGGAGCTACCGTGTGGGTCTGCTGTATCAGCCGACCGACTGGGAGTCGTACTACGCGTCGTACGGGACCTCGTTCAATCCGTCCGGCGAGCTGTACGCGCTCGACGACCGCGGCGCGAACACCCCGCCCGAGAAGAACCGCAACGTCGAGGTCGGCGCGAAGTGGGAACTGCTTCAGGGCGACCTTTCGGTCCGCTCCGCGATATTCCGGTCCGAGAAGACCAACGAGCGCAACACCGACCTCGCCGTGACCGTCGAGCAGAACCTGCTGGCCGGCAAGCGGCATACGGACGGCGTCGAACTGGAACTGGCCGGCCGCATCACGCCCGAGTGGCAGATGTTCGGCGCCGTCGCCTTCATGACCGCCAACATCGACGCCGCCACGGGCCAGCAGGCCAATACGCTGAACAAGGTGCCCATCAACACGCCCAACCACACGTTCAACCTCTGGACCGTCTACCGCTGGGGCGACTGGCGGTTCGGCGGGGGCGTCGAGGGCGCGGGTCTGCGCTACGCCAACACGACCAACACCAACTCGCTGCCCTACTATGCCCGCTGGGATGCGATGGTCGCCTACGAGCAGCCGTCGTACACCGTCCGCACCAACCTCTACAACGTGTTCGATCAGTCGTACTACGAAGGCGTGTACCAGGGCCACACGGTGCCGGGCATCGCGCGCGCCATACGCGTGACGTTCGAAGTGAAGTTCTGA
- a CDS encoding UDP-2,3-diacylglucosamine diphosphatase, whose translation MLVASLDDGRRLSEEQLPAYRFRSIWISDVHLGTPTCQAGHLLDFLKHTESTYLYLVGDIIDGWQLRRRWFWPQLHNDVVQKVLRKARKGTQVTYVAGNHDEVMRHFLGLAFGGIEVRSESEHVTADGRRLLILHGDLFDAVVQNARWLAFVGDQLYLFTLKLNQWLNHVRAKIGLPYWSLSQFLKHKVKNAVSYISDFETALAQEARRRRFDGVVCGHIHKAEMRDIEGILYCNDGDWVESLTALVELESGELRLIDWRAIEALRNGVATHLHGVHVAYLAAD comes from the coding sequence ATGCTCGTTGCATCCCTAGACGATGGTCGCCGCTTGTCAGAAGAACAGCTCCCCGCGTACCGGTTCCGGTCGATCTGGATCTCGGACGTGCATCTCGGAACGCCCACCTGCCAGGCCGGGCATCTGCTCGATTTCCTGAAGCACACGGAATCGACCTACCTCTATCTGGTGGGTGACATCATCGACGGCTGGCAGCTGCGCCGCCGCTGGTTCTGGCCTCAGCTGCACAACGATGTCGTGCAGAAGGTTCTCCGCAAAGCCAGGAAGGGGACGCAGGTCACCTACGTCGCCGGAAATCACGACGAGGTGATGCGGCACTTTCTCGGGCTGGCGTTCGGCGGCATCGAAGTGCGCAGTGAATCGGAACACGTCACAGCGGACGGTCGGCGCCTGCTGATCCTGCACGGGGATCTGTTCGATGCCGTCGTACAGAACGCGCGCTGGCTCGCCTTCGTGGGCGATCAGCTGTACCTCTTCACGCTGAAGCTGAACCAGTGGCTCAATCACGTCCGTGCCAAGATCGGTCTGCCCTACTGGTCCCTGTCGCAGTTCCTCAAGCACAAGGTCAAGAACGCGGTGAGTTACATTTCGGATTTCGAGACGGCCCTGGCGCAGGAAGCGCGGCGGCGGCGTTTCGACGGCGTCGTCTGCGGCCACATCCACAAGGCGGAGATGCGCGACATCGAGGGCATCCTTTACTGCAATGACGGCGATTGGGTGGAGAGCCTCACCGCTCTGGTCGAACTGGAAAGCGGCGAGCTGCGTCTCATCGACTGGCGTGCCATCGAGGCGCTGCGCAACGGCGTCGCGACACATCTGCACGGCGTTCACGTGGCCTATCTGGCCGCCGACTGA
- a CDS encoding tetratricopeptide repeat protein yields the protein MNHSLRPAIRSTVLLATLVAWGLSFAAPRIPQRDDEPVARLPATVFAARPRISPSAAPQTSRLADLDRAIRDAGALVELGRRTGDPRYAGQAQAILRPWWDDAQAPDAVLLLRAVLKQRNHQFDDALADLDKLLARRPGTGQARLSRAVILQVQSRYPEAAQECERMQGTLPMPYALSCALAVSGATGKLQASLRTLERFVAATPVADPAARAWMLGLAAELAERAGRGKRARQHYLAALRIDPQDQYLLAAYADFLLDAGRNGEVLPLLQEHVDSDPLLLRLSIATQRLGTAQAQTYRTMLRERFQASRRRADRVHLREEARFALSVERDAAAALRLATENWAVQKEPADARLLLESGLAAGDDNAIGTVRAWLAATGMEDRRLQRHLASTPHPSHRFPRKPAERLSKL from the coding sequence ATGAACCATTCCCTGCGCCCGGCGATCCGCTCGACAGTGCTTCTCGCCACTCTTGTCGCGTGGGGTCTGTCCTTTGCCGCGCCGCGAATTCCACAGCGGGACGACGAACCGGTTGCGCGCCTGCCCGCGACCGTCTTCGCCGCCAGGCCGCGCATCTCGCCATCCGCCGCGCCGCAAACGTCGCGCCTTGCCGATCTCGATCGCGCGATTCGCGACGCGGGAGCGCTCGTGGAACTCGGGCGGAGAACCGGCGATCCGCGCTACGCCGGACAGGCGCAGGCCATCCTTCGGCCCTGGTGGGACGATGCGCAGGCCCCCGATGCCGTGCTGCTGCTTCGCGCCGTGCTGAAGCAGCGGAACCACCAGTTCGATGATGCGCTTGCCGATCTCGACAAGCTTCTGGCCCGCCGACCGGGCACCGGGCAGGCCCGTCTCTCGCGCGCGGTGATTCTTCAGGTCCAGAGCCGCTACCCAGAGGCCGCACAGGAGTGCGAACGGATGCAGGGTACCTTGCCAATGCCCTATGCGTTGTCGTGCGCGCTGGCGGTGAGCGGCGCAACCGGCAAGCTGCAGGCATCCCTGCGTACGCTCGAGCGATTCGTCGCTGCCACACCCGTTGCGGACCCTGCCGCCAGGGCGTGGATGCTGGGACTCGCAGCAGAACTCGCCGAGCGGGCCGGCCGCGGAAAGCGGGCGCGGCAGCACTACCTCGCAGCGTTGCGGATCGATCCCCAGGACCAGTACCTGCTCGCGGCCTATGCCGACTTCCTGCTCGACGCGGGACGGAATGGCGAGGTGCTGCCGCTGCTCCAGGAACACGTCGACTCCGATCCCTTGCTCCTGCGTCTTTCCATTGCCACGCAACGGCTTGGCACTGCGCAGGCGCAGACATACCGCACGATGCTTCGTGAACGGTTCCAAGCGAGCCGCCGCCGTGCCGACCGCGTCCACCTCCGTGAGGAAGCGCGATTCGCGCTGAGCGTCGAACGCGATGCCGCGGCAGCGCTCAGGCTGGCCACCGAGAACTGGGCGGTGCAGAAGGAACCGGCAGACGCGCGCCTGCTTCTGGAGTCGGGGCTTGCCGCCGGCGACGACAACGCCATCGGCACCGTGCGCGCGTGGCTCGCTGCAACGGGCATGGAAGACAGAAGGCTGCAACGCCACCTTGCATCGACACCACATCCGTCCCATCGCTTTCCGCGTAAACCAGCTGAACGGCTCTCGAAACTCTGA
- a CDS encoding PepSY domain-containing protein codes for MKVRWMAGLVAFCSAPVLAGGLQLPERKFQLEHCLQVALEKMPGKVKSAELEVKGGIPQYEFEIESLIDGKTWEVECSAETGSLGEIERDVERDDPAFVTAARLTLKEAVDRALARHPGHASEVEFEVSPDGGAWYEISILSGGRNLEVTVNAATGEIMEVKDEADEQEIYQIGGE; via the coding sequence ATGAAAGTCCGCTGGATGGCAGGTCTCGTCGCGTTCTGCTCGGCCCCCGTGCTTGCGGGTGGCCTGCAGTTGCCGGAAAGGAAGTTCCAGCTGGAGCACTGCCTTCAGGTCGCCCTGGAAAAGATGCCGGGCAAGGTGAAGTCGGCAGAGCTGGAGGTGAAGGGCGGCATTCCGCAATACGAGTTCGAGATCGAATCGCTGATCGACGGCAAGACCTGGGAAGTCGAATGCAGCGCCGAGACAGGTTCGCTGGGCGAGATCGAACGGGACGTCGAGCGGGACGATCCGGCGTTCGTGACGGCCGCGCGCCTCACGCTGAAGGAAGCAGTGGACCGGGCGTTGGCCAGGCACCCTGGCCATGCCAGCGAGGTCGAGTTCGAGGTTTCACCCGACGGTGGCGCCTGGTACGAGATCTCGATTCTCTCGGGCGGGCGCAATCTGGAAGTCACCGTCAACGCCGCCACCGGCGAGATCATGGAAGTGAAGGACGAGGCCGACGAGCAGGAGATCTACCAGATCGGCGGTGAATGA